A part of Rhodoligotrophos appendicifer genomic DNA contains:
- a CDS encoding quinoprotein relay system zinc metallohydrolase 2 produces MDLSASIHASRRQLLAGGLCFCCLPMLGAAAARSGLHEVAPSVFIRRGLDVDAAAGNRDALANIGFIIGRDAVLVTDSGGSLADGEWLRSEIRRLTDKPIRYVVMSHVHPDHSFGAGAFVADAPEFIGHVMLKPALQARGEFYREKLSDLLGPGSVGPVVMPTREIGAEGGEIDLGDRRLTLHAHSVAHTDSDLSILDPSAGVLLPADLLFVTRVPALDGSLLGWLQELDRLEALEARTIIPGHGPVSVGTSAFADLRRYLVALRDGTRAAIRQGVPIEAAAETVALSEAEHWVLFGDYNRRNVIQAFKELEWE; encoded by the coding sequence ATGGATCTCTCAGCGAGCATCCATGCGAGCCGTCGCCAGCTTCTGGCCGGCGGCCTGTGCTTTTGTTGCCTGCCTATGCTCGGCGCGGCAGCGGCGCGGAGTGGCTTGCATGAGGTTGCGCCGTCGGTCTTCATAAGACGGGGCCTGGATGTCGATGCCGCCGCGGGCAATCGGGATGCTCTCGCCAATATCGGTTTCATAATCGGCAGGGATGCGGTGCTGGTAACCGACTCCGGCGGCAGCCTTGCCGATGGAGAATGGTTGCGGAGTGAAATTCGGAGACTGACCGACAAGCCGATCCGCTACGTCGTCATGTCCCATGTTCATCCCGATCACAGCTTCGGAGCCGGCGCCTTCGTTGCTGACGCTCCGGAATTCATCGGTCATGTGATGCTCAAACCGGCGCTTCAGGCGCGCGGTGAGTTCTACCGCGAGAAACTCTCCGACCTGCTCGGGCCAGGCAGTGTAGGCCCCGTTGTGATGCCCACCCGCGAGATCGGAGCCGAAGGGGGCGAGATCGACCTCGGCGACCGCAGGCTCACCCTCCATGCCCATTCCGTGGCGCACACGGATAGTGACCTCTCGATCCTGGATCCATCCGCCGGAGTGCTCTTACCCGCCGACCTTCTTTTCGTGACGCGGGTCCCGGCCCTGGACGGCAGCCTCTTGGGCTGGCTGCAGGAGCTCGACAGGCTCGAGGCGCTCGAGGCTCGAACCATCATACCGGGCCACGGGCCGGTGAGCGTCGGCACGTCAGCCTTTGCAGATCTTCGCCGTTATCTGGTGGCGCTGCGCGATGGCACCCGTGCAGCAATCAGGCAGGGCGTCCCGATCGAGGCGGCCGCAGAGACCGTTGCGCTCTCCGAAGCGGAGCACTGGGTGCTGTTCGGCGACTATAATCGTCGCAACGTCATTCAGGCGTTCAAGGAACTTGAGTGGGAATGA
- a CDS encoding quinoprotein dehydrogenase-associated SoxYZ-like carrier, which translates to MMQMRILALAITLTVVVPAHGHAAEGDEPDRQQRWTELSELLFDERPMQSTQTVISIDAPKRAEDAALVPVTIRTEPGAEIVGTAIIIDDNPSPVAARIKFGPAGDPRQMKLRVRIDGYTNVHAVAETREGKLLQNARFVKASGGCSAPSGTSEEAAARNMGEMRMKFGSNEEMGGAPEATLMVRHPNFNGMQMNQVTRTYTPARYINAIDVSRGDQNVFAMEADISLSTNPVITFLYKPEGNLPFRVTVRDTDGNVWAQDFTSPQATN; encoded by the coding sequence ATGATGCAGATGAGGATCTTGGCTCTTGCAATCACTTTGACTGTCGTCGTGCCGGCCCATGGCCATGCCGCCGAGGGCGACGAGCCGGATCGGCAGCAGCGTTGGACGGAGCTGAGCGAGCTCCTCTTCGACGAGCGGCCGATGCAATCGACTCAAACGGTGATTTCCATCGATGCGCCCAAGCGCGCCGAAGATGCCGCCCTGGTGCCGGTGACCATCCGCACCGAGCCCGGTGCGGAGATCGTGGGAACAGCCATCATCATCGACGACAACCCCTCGCCGGTTGCCGCCCGCATCAAATTCGGTCCGGCAGGCGATCCGCGCCAGATGAAGCTCCGGGTTCGGATCGACGGCTACACGAATGTCCACGCCGTGGCCGAGACCCGGGAGGGTAAGCTTCTGCAGAATGCCCGCTTCGTGAAGGCCTCCGGAGGCTGCTCGGCGCCCTCCGGCACCAGCGAGGAGGCGGCGGCCCGGAACATGGGCGAGATGCGCATGAAATTCGGTTCGAATGAGGAGATGGGCGGGGCCCCCGAAGCGACTTTGATGGTCCGGCACCCGAATTTCAACGGCATGCAGATGAACCAAGTCACGCGCACCTACACGCCGGCACGCTACATCAACGCCATCGACGTCTCCCGGGGAGACCAGAACGTCTTCGCGATGGAGGCGGACATATCGCTGTCCACCAATCCCGTGATCACCTTCCTGTACAAGCCCGAGGGCAACCTGCCATTCCGCGTGACCGTGAGGGACACGGACGGCAATGTCTGGGCTCAGGATTTCACCTCGCCTCAGGCGACGAACTGA
- a CDS encoding 2-hydroxyacid dehydrogenase → MSASISRPRLLVSRKLPQDVETRIEQSYDARLNATDTLYRADELIEHAENCGGLLVTPTDKLTGEVIRRLPASVKIIATFSVGFDHIDVAAATERGIRVTNTPDVLTDATADIALLLILGAARGASWGDRTVRENRWGPWTPTGPLGVQVTGKRLGIYGMGRIGQAVARRARAFDMTIHYHSRHALPQPLEQGARYHATLDEMLPQCDFLSINCASTPETRSSIDADRIALLPDGAIIVNSARGDIIDDDALINALQSGKLAAAGLDVFKGEPDIDPRYRSLETAFLLPHLGSATLDTRIAMGMRALDNLDEFFAGKRPKDSLNG, encoded by the coding sequence ATGTCTGCTTCAATCTCTCGTCCTCGCCTGCTCGTGTCGCGCAAATTGCCTCAAGATGTCGAAACGCGGATCGAGCAGAGTTATGATGCGCGGCTCAATGCGACCGACACCCTCTATAGAGCCGATGAGCTCATCGAGCACGCTGAGAATTGCGGGGGGCTCCTCGTCACACCCACCGACAAGCTCACCGGCGAGGTGATCCGACGCCTGCCGGCCAGCGTCAAGATCATCGCAACCTTCTCCGTCGGCTTCGATCACATCGACGTGGCTGCGGCGACAGAGCGCGGCATCAGGGTCACCAATACGCCCGACGTCCTGACCGATGCCACCGCCGATATCGCCCTGCTGCTGATTCTCGGCGCCGCCAGAGGGGCGTCCTGGGGAGACAGGACCGTGCGGGAAAACCGCTGGGGACCTTGGACGCCAACAGGCCCGCTCGGGGTGCAGGTGACCGGCAAGAGGCTCGGCATCTATGGCATGGGGCGGATCGGTCAAGCCGTGGCACGGAGAGCGCGGGCCTTCGACATGACGATCCACTATCACAGCCGCCACGCCCTCCCGCAGCCTCTCGAGCAGGGCGCTCGCTACCATGCAACCTTAGATGAGATGCTGCCGCAGTGCGATTTTCTGTCCATCAATTGCGCCTCGACCCCGGAGACCCGCAGTTCCATCGACGCAGACCGGATCGCGTTGCTTCCGGACGGGGCGATCATCGTCAACAGTGCCCGCGGCGACATCATCGACGATGACGCCTTGATCAACGCCCTCCAGAGCGGCAAACTCGCGGCGGCCGGGCTCGACGTCTTCAAGGGAGAGCCCGATATCGATCCGCGGTATCGGTCCCTCGAGACCGCGTTCTTGCTGCCCCATCTGGGCAGTGCCACTCTCGACACACGCATCGCGATGGGCATGCGAGCCCTCGACAATCTGGATGAATTCTTTGCCGGAAAGCGCCCTAAAGACTCGCTCAATGGCTGA
- a CDS encoding EipB family protein, translating into MIRSALVCIAMGVFAGVPAATAGPLPMLAAHRAVYDLTLARAETKAGLTDVRGKLVLEVAGSPCDGWTANMRVVNRLAPRTGTASTLDTRSTSWESGEGDMMEFATQRFINGTQEMELRGRAERNAEGGKVTIEEPEPGSFTLPKGVIFPVQHTRRILNAAMQGSKRDASAIFDGNEDQEVLTAVTFIGKRNKPNSVVLPISLKGGQDLNKMASWPVSIGYFENKPKEDPDGEQMPEHQVSFTMFENSVAANLTLDYGDFALKGSLVELDYLQQAKCGMQ; encoded by the coding sequence ATGATACGGTCAGCCTTGGTTTGCATTGCTATGGGCGTTTTCGCCGGCGTCCCCGCAGCGACGGCCGGCCCTTTGCCGATGCTTGCTGCCCATCGCGCCGTCTACGATCTGACGCTTGCGCGCGCCGAGACCAAAGCAGGTCTGACGGATGTGCGCGGTAAGCTTGTTCTCGAGGTTGCGGGCTCCCCCTGTGACGGGTGGACGGCGAATATGCGTGTCGTCAACCGTTTGGCACCGCGCACGGGCACGGCCAGTACCCTCGACACGCGCTCCACGTCCTGGGAGTCCGGGGAGGGCGACATGATGGAGTTCGCCACCCAGCGATTCATCAACGGGACCCAGGAGATGGAGCTGCGCGGTCGGGCGGAGCGCAATGCTGAAGGGGGCAAGGTCACCATTGAGGAGCCAGAGCCGGGCAGCTTCACCCTGCCTAAAGGAGTGATTTTCCCGGTTCAGCATACCCGTCGAATTCTCAATGCCGCCATGCAGGGCAGCAAGCGTGATGCAAGCGCGATCTTTGACGGCAACGAAGATCAGGAAGTCCTGACGGCTGTGACCTTCATCGGCAAACGCAACAAGCCGAACTCCGTCGTCCTCCCCATATCTCTCAAGGGCGGTCAGGATCTTAACAAGATGGCATCCTGGCCCGTCAGCATCGGCTATTTCGAGAACAAGCCCAAAGAAGATCCCGATGGCGAACAGATGCCTGAGCATCAGGTGAGCTTCACGATGTTCGAGAACTCCGTGGCCGCCAATCTCACTTTGGATTATGGCGATTTCGCCTTGAAAGGGTCCCTGGTCGAGCTCGATTACCTCCAGCAGGCGAAATGCGGCATGCAATGA
- a CDS encoding EipB family protein has protein sequence MVLRGTLSVTSMVLALYGPVSKPAEARDRLPGDALTAYRADYTVNLRSRIFEEAVKATPGRMTIRMYRHLCHSWVTSFELSLRVRRSDGAEHPLNLFVERQESMNGRTLRYNTRGVMDGQQERVKVGKATRGPGDGGWVHEALPQMERQDLPADTVFPLMFLKEILAADRLRRPMVMREVFNTRVGPVTQLAVTRIGNPLPGFLRFLPSADAMAPDLRERTAWPITTSYYDAKVTALVGASPSSTEEVVILEGGIVIGANLAIQEYQVSAVLDHLDLLPQADCDKNLSDGG, from the coding sequence ATGGTCCTTCGCGGCACATTAAGCGTAACGAGTATGGTGCTGGCCCTGTATGGGCCGGTCTCCAAACCTGCGGAGGCCAGAGACCGGCTGCCGGGCGATGCGTTGACCGCCTATCGCGCCGACTACACGGTCAATCTGCGCAGCCGGATCTTCGAAGAGGCGGTCAAGGCCACCCCCGGCCGCATGACCATCCGCATGTACCGCCACCTCTGTCACAGCTGGGTGACGTCCTTCGAGCTTTCGCTTCGGGTCAGGCGGTCGGATGGTGCCGAGCATCCGCTCAATCTTTTCGTCGAGCGCCAGGAGAGCATGAATGGCCGCACACTGCGCTACAACACCCGCGGCGTGATGGATGGCCAGCAGGAGCGGGTGAAGGTGGGAAAGGCCACCCGCGGGCCCGGGGACGGCGGCTGGGTCCATGAGGCGCTGCCCCAGATGGAGCGGCAGGACCTGCCAGCCGATACCGTCTTTCCACTGATGTTCCTCAAGGAGATCCTCGCCGCCGATCGGCTCAGGCGGCCCATGGTCATGCGCGAGGTGTTCAACACCCGTGTCGGCCCGGTGACGCAACTGGCCGTGACCAGGATCGGCAACCCCCTCCCGGGCTTTTTGCGCTTTCTCCCCTCGGCGGATGCAATGGCGCCGGATCTTCGGGAAAGAACGGCCTGGCCGATCACGACGAGCTACTACGATGCCAAGGTGACGGCCCTGGTGGGCGCAAGTCCCAGCAGCACCGAGGAAGTGGTCATCTTGGAGGGCGGCATCGTCATCGGCGCCAATCTCGCGATCCAGGAATATCAGGTGTCGGCGGTGCTGGACCATCTCGACTTGCTGCCGCAGGCCGATTGTGACAAGAATCTCTCTGATGGCGGTTAG